The following proteins come from a genomic window of Anaerolineae bacterium:
- the thrH gene encoding bifunctional phosphoserine phosphatase/homoserine phosphotransferase ThrH, with amino-acid sequence MYIVCSDLEGVFVPEIWIQVSEQTGIKELGLTTRDISDYDVLMKKRIDILHENRLKLKDITNVIDSINPLDGAMNFLEWLRSQTQVIILSDTFVEFAGPLMKKLGRPTLFCNSLSIDTGGYITGYNLRQNDGKRKAVLSLKSLNYKIIAFGDSYNDINMLKEADTGILFRPPDNVKNEFPELLVSYQYDELRKIIEKTLATT; translated from the coding sequence ATGTATATTGTCTGTTCAGATTTAGAAGGTGTTTTTGTTCCTGAAATATGGATACAGGTCTCTGAACAGACCGGTATCAAAGAGCTAGGGCTCACTACTCGTGATATATCCGATTATGATGTTTTGATGAAAAAACGGATTGATATCCTTCACGAGAACCGGCTTAAGCTTAAAGACATTACAAATGTTATCGATTCAATAAATCCCCTTGACGGGGCGATGAATTTTCTGGAATGGCTCAGATCACAGACCCAGGTAATAATTCTTTCGGATACATTTGTTGAGTTTGCAGGACCTTTAATGAAAAAGCTGGGCCGGCCGACCCTTTTTTGCAACTCTCTATCAATAGACACTGGCGGATATATTACTGGATATAATCTCCGACAAAATGACGGCAAGCGTAAGGCTGTGCTTTCCTTAAAAAGCCTCAATTATAAGATAATAGCCTTTGGCGACTCCTATAATGATATAAACATGCTCAAAGAGGCCGATACCGGCATCCTGTTCCGGCCTCCGGACAATGTAAAAAACGAATTCCCTGAGCTTTTGGTTTCATATCAATATGATGAACTTAGAAAAATTATCGAAAAAACACTGGCAACAACATGA